One genomic segment of Tubulanus polymorphus chromosome 4, tnTubPoly1.2, whole genome shotgun sequence includes these proteins:
- the LOC141904412 gene encoding putative short-chain type dehydrogenase/reductase y4vI, translating into MTMLKEKVVIITGASSGIGKAVAVEFAKHGSRLVLTGRNEADLQDTVDKCKHEGITDSQILSLIVDFAGEEEGIKNLVDKTIEKFGVIDILVNNAGTSRRGNLETQTMEDYDLTMKVNVRSVFYLTKLVRPHIIKQKGNIIMMSSINSIIATRNDIAYNMSKAALDHLMRNLAIELAEFGVRVNSVNPGAVPTKIQRRAGMTEEEFEKYMQEIGPAVHALKRYGETEEVAKAVRFLASDEASFTTGMALTVDGGAIISYAGRLAWSVISAHTQTGWRISRPSADTMATSLKDKVALITGASNGIGKAIAVEFARHGSKLVLTGRNEADLQDTVDQCKHEGVADSQILSVIVDFAGEDEGIKNLVDKTIEKFEVIDILVNNAGTAKFGNLETQTMEDYDLIMKVNLRSVFYLTKLVRPHIIKQKGNIVMVSSVNSLIVTAKTIAYNMSKAALDHLMRNLAIELAEFGVRVNAVNPGEVLTKLQGRVGIAEDQLEKYAEEVGPTVHALGRCGEREEVARAVRFLASDDASFTTGVTLPVDGGAAHKK; encoded by the exons ATGACAATGCTTAAGGAAAAAGTCGTTATTATAACGG GGGCCAGCAGTGGAATAGGAAAAGCGGTTGCGGTAGAATTCGCTAAACACGGATCGAGATTAGTCCTGACCGGGAGAAATGAAGCTGACCTTCAAGATACGGTTGATAAGTGTAAACACGAAGGAATCACCGATTCGCAG ATCTTAAGTTTAATAGTAGATTTTGCCGGTGAAGAAGAAGGAATAAAGAATTTAgttgataaaactattgaaaagtttGGTGTCATCGATATTCTG GTAAACAATGCAGGTACTTCAAGACGCGGAAACCTTGAAACACAAACGATGGAAGATTATGACCTCACAATGAAAGTGAACGTCAGATCTGTGTTCTATTTAACTAAACTCGTTCGACCCCACATCATTAAACAAAAAG ggaATATCATTATGATGTCTAGTATTAACAGTATTATTGCA ACTCGCAATGATATTGCGTATAACATGTCGAAAGCAGCACTTGATCATTTGATGCGAAATCTAGCAATAG AACTAGCAGAATTCGGAGTTCGGGTCAATTCTGTAAA TCCTGGAGCTGTACCCACAAAAATCCAAAGACGGGCTGGAATGACCGAGGAAGAGTTCGAAAAG TACATGCAAGAAATTGGTCCAGCGGTCCACGCTCTCAAACGCTACGGCGAAACTGAAGAGGTGGCGAAGGCGGTCAGGTTCTTAGCATCAGATGAGGCATCGTTTACGACCGGGATGGCTCTTACTGTGGATGGTGGTGCTATCATA TCTTACGCCGGACGGCTCGCGTGGAGTGTGATATCAGCACACACACAGACGGGCTGGAGAATAAGTAGGCCTAGCGCAGATACAATGGCAACGTCACTGAAAGACAAAGTCGCTCTTATAACAG GAGCCAGTAATGGAATTGGAAAAGCAATAGCTGTAGAATTTGCTCGACACGGATCAAAATTAGTCCTAACCggaagaaatgaagctgaccTTCAAGATACGGTTGATCAGTGTAAACACGAAGGTGTCGCGGATTCGCAG ATTTTAAGTGTAATAGTAGATTTTGCCGGTGAAGATGAGGgaataaaaaatttggttgataaaactattgaaaagtttGAAGTCATCGATATTCTG GTGAATAATGCAGGTACCGCGAAATTCGGAAACCTTGAAACGCAAACGATGGAAGATTATGACCTTATAATGAAAGTCAACCTCAGATCTGTGTTCTATTTGACCAAACTCGTGCGACCTCACATCATTAAGCAAAAAG GAAATATAGTCATGGTTTCAAGCGTCAATAGTTTAATCGTG ACTGCAAAAACGATTGCTTATAACATGTCAAAAGCAGCACTGGATCATCTTATGCGTAATCTAGCAATAG AGCTAGCAGAATTTGGGGTACGAGTCAATGCTGTAAA CCCTGGTGAAGTACTGACGAAATTACAAGGACGCGTTGGAATAGCTGAAGACCAACTGGAAAAG tACGCGGAAGA